One window of the Salvia miltiorrhiza cultivar Shanhuang (shh) chromosome 6, IMPLAD_Smil_shh, whole genome shotgun sequence genome contains the following:
- the LOC130990445 gene encoding glycine-rich RNA-binding protein 10-like: protein MRDSGAEPEKETWIRLELKTEGKGDRERCMILDKNWAKRHTHQHTEEEGENSDTITINGWSNSSSSTPEIKEKRDRFDKHQPKYSIKSTSNQNRLPRIGGGFTEVVIDGGVGGIVSEGGTSGGVCSGGWRASGGSGGGVDSCSGCFKCGENDHVARMCPTGGGGGRYSGGGVGSIGNEGGTFGGGGEEDGDQHTSGAVAGGNLLVVGKFASKEDCRL from the exons ATGCGGGATTCAGGAGCGGAGCCTGAGAAGGAGACATGGATCAGACTAGAACTGAAGACAGAAGGCAAAGGCGATAGAGAGAGATGCATGATTTTGGATAAAAACTGGGCAAAGCGGCATACCCATCAACATACGGAAGAAGAAGGCGAGAATTCTGATACGATCACGATCAATGGTTGGAGCAATTCGAGTAGCTCAACTCCAGAAATCAAGGAGAAGAGAGATAGATTTGATAAACATCAACCCAAATATTCCATAA AATCGACGAGTAACCAAAATCGACTGCCAAGAATTGGCGGAGGATTCACCGAAGTAGTTATCGATGGTGGTGTTGGTGGTATTGTGAGTGAAGGCGGTACATCAGGGGGTGTCTGCAGCGGAGGTTGGAGAGCTAGCGGTGGCAGCGGCGGTGGTGTTGACAGCTGCAGCGGCTGCTTCAAGTGCGGTGAGAACGACCATGTGGCAAGGATGTGCCCGACCGGGGGTGGCGGTGGCCGGTACAGCGGCGGTGGTGTTGGCAGTATTGGAAATGAAGGCGGCACGTTTGGGGGTGGTGGCGAAGAGGATGGAGACCAACACACATCTGGAGCAGTAGCCGGAGGGAACTTGTTGGTGGTCGGAAAATTTGCCTCGAAGGAGGATTGCAGGCTGTAG